Within Dreissena polymorpha isolate Duluth1 chromosome 13, UMN_Dpol_1.0, whole genome shotgun sequence, the genomic segment TACACCTAAAGCATGCAGCCAGTCTGACCCTGGAAACCAAACAGCTTCAAGATTAAAGGTAAACACATCCATTCCAGAATCAAGTTCATCTAGACACTATAGCCCTGGAAACCAAAACAGTCATCTGCCCAAGTCAGGCCTGGTATCTGATCCTGTATCAAGCTCATCACACCAGCTGGTCCAGGGACATCAACCAGGTGCAGTAAGCAAACCTGATCAAATCATAAAAGTGAAGAGTAGTAAGAGGTACAGTGTGCAGATTGAGCGTGATCAAAGCAATTGCTACATAAATGGTATCTGTGAGACAGCTTCTGGAGAACTCCTCCTCACAGACTTGTTCAACTGTAATGTGAAGCTCCTGGATCAGACCTACAAGGTGGTGGCCCACTATGACTTGCCTGGAACATGGTCCATGTGCAGCATTGACTCCAGTGTGGTGGCTGTTACTATGAAGAACAATCAGGTCCACTTTGTCAGAGTGACCAATGGTCAGTTAATAAAGGACAGGATACTGAAGCTCCAACATGATTGCTGGGGTATTGCCCATCAGCATGGTAACCTGTACATTACAGATGGTGGAGCTCTGTATCACTATACTCTGGATGGAAGACTGGTGATGGAGATGCATAAGGATGAATCAGGTAAATTTAtaggtaataattataattatcattagtCTAATGTTCCAAACAGTTGGGCCCAGGCTTCTACCGTCATTGAAATTAAGGAGTTATAAGCTTCACATACCAGTAATCTTAGCAACCAAttgtatgttttgtaaataattagCTTAACATGTTGAGCCTATGTccaacatttaattttttatgcatattcacaaatttttataacaaattaacaattttatattgaaGTTAAACAATGATGTCTTTTATAATTATTCCCAAACTTAAACATGTAACCAATGTATCAAAATAAAGAACTACAATATATGACATTCAGAATACAACTGGTCTCTATATATAGTTGACATTTGATGTTTTTAATTTCAGCAGTGTTCTAGTGTTATTTCATGTTCATTAATGTTATTAAGTGTTTTGTTACGTAGTATATTCTACACAAAAGCTGGACTTTATTACATTACAGGATCATTagactttcattttttttatcattacctttatttcaatataataacgACATCTTATCATCACTGTCTTCTATACCACAGTGACCTCCTGTGCAGTGAGTCCAGATGGTGACAGGATATATGTGACCAACAATAACAGTAACCAGCTGGTCACACTGTCCAGGGATGGCACAGTGATCTCCACCCTGACTGTATCTGACCTGAGCTCCCCTTTAGGACTACCTGGCCTACATGTGACAGATTCAGGACAAGTTCTTGTGTGTGGATACTCTACAGACAGAGTAGTCCAGGTGGACAGAGATGGAAGACAGATACTGGCAGAGGTGGTCACAAAGAATAATGGTGTGAGTCTCCCTGCATCCGTCTACTACAGCAAGCACACACGCTCAATCATTGTAGGAATGTGGAACAATAATGACATCATAGTGTTTAAGGAACAGTGACTGTTGCAGAAGGATGAGTTATAATCATTCATAATAATTTACACATTCATATAtacagttctcattttaaaataGTTGAACTCTTAATCAAATGTATATGAGACCTGTTGCAATAGGGCAAATTCAATATTCCCTCTGTAAAACCCTCACATGTACAACTTTACCATAAACCCAGTCTTTATCAACCTGGTATCATTATGAAATTTAAACTGAAATATGCTcacataaaatttgaaaaataaataaaataattagtttCATCGAAACTAGATTTTAAAGTGATTGTACAACAAACATTTCTGAAAcagtttatcaatttaaaaaaaaaaaattttttttgggggggggggggggggggggcaaataaCTTATCTCATTGTTAATAAATATCATCTATTGATATTGTTCATGATGTGCATGAAATTCATATCTTTATGAACATTATGTGTGAGTGTGTCAAGTATTGTTCAAATTTATATGCATGTGAGTATAATATCTAACAACAATTATCATTTTCCAAATGACACATCAAAGCAAAACATATGAAACTCCaccacaagtaatgtcaaaataAAAGGATTTGCAATCAAATAATAGTCTGATCCAAAAGTCCCGTAATCAACAGAAAATAATCAGCAACATACATTCTCAATTAACCCTATGCCAGCAGAGATTTTTGACCAAACCTTTTCTAACAATCCTCTGTAAATACACGAGATAAACATAAGTGAAAGCTTTGTTCATTAAAATTACTCTCTTAACTTTTGAGACAGGGCAGAATTTCCTGAACTTAAAAGGTCCTCTCAAAGTCCTGCTTgaaatagcccccccccccccctccccctgcaTTTACAGTTCAGTTTTAGACCTAGTTTTCCAACCATGCAAGTTTTATATGGATACCTCATATTATAGTCCCAATATGCCACAGTCCAGGTTCAGAACATCCACAAGAGAAATAACAGTGAAATTATGAAAACAGGAGTTATGTTACAGTTTTTTATGCACTGCACTTCCACATATT encodes:
- the LOC127854707 gene encoding E3 ubiquitin-protein ligase TRIM33-like, with translation MSMFKLATKEVINSDKMASYMESSIHRGSESFFDFSCFTCQENDRNTEADFYCEECSKFYCSKCVEHHNYLYKKHAILDKKNISQWPETDESGQEICQEHKKEKLTGFCEDHSQLICHACHVHNHQLCSHVVLIADKMKDLNQKRDFEQLSATLDTQHQQLIKKKHDFEENLKSLEKSYKKILEEINALRKTINDALDQLEKNTKKALDTLLVNVKTSIRNDIENCSKSIKNISCLQENLLTSKDKKEALSFIKYRKCLNQSLKVEASLQDMTANNERTITFYPDRTIQQTLSALSGLGQILSTVKQSQPTKRTTQNTYTRQNTPKACSQSDPGNQTASRLKVNTSIPESSSSRHYSPGNQNSHLPKSGLVSDPVSSSSHQLVQGHQPGAVSKPDQIIKVKSSKRYSVQIERDQSNCYINGICETASGELLLTDLFNCNVKLLDQTYKVVAHYDLPGTWSMCSIDSSVVAVTMKNNQVHFVRVTNGQLIKDRILKLQHDCWGIAHQHGNLYITDGGALYHYTLDGRLVMEMHKDESVTSCAVSPDGDRIYVTNNNSNQLVTLSRDGTVISTLTVSDLSSPLGLPGLHVTDSGQVLVCGYSTDRVVQVDRDGRQILAEVVTKNNGVSLPASVYYSKHTRSIIVGMWNNNDIIVFKEQ